A region of Ovis canadensis isolate MfBH-ARS-UI-01 breed Bighorn chromosome 19, ARS-UI_OviCan_v2, whole genome shotgun sequence DNA encodes the following proteins:
- the IP6K2 gene encoding inositol hexakisphosphate kinase 2, producing the protein MSPAFRAMDVEPRDKGILLEPFVHQVGGHSCVLRFNETTLCKPLVPREHQFYETLPAEMRKFTPQYKGVVSVSFEEDEDRNLCLIAHPLKGDHGTVDSVDNSDCEPKSKLLRWTNKKHHVLETDKTSKDWVRQHRKEEKAKSHKLEEEFEWLKKSEVLYYSVEKKGNVSSQLKHYNPWSMKCHQQQLQRMKENAKHRNQYKFILLENLTSRYEVPCVLDLKMGTRQHGDDASEEKAANQIRKCQQSTSAVIGVRVCGMQVYQAGSGQLMFMNKYHGRKLSVQGFKEALFQFFHNGRYLRRELLGPVLRKLTELKGVLERQESYRFYSSSLLIIYDGKERPEVALDSDAEDLEDLSEESADESAGAYAYKPIGTSSVDVRMIDFAHTTCRLYGEDSVVHEGQDAGYIFGLQSLIDIVTEISEESGE; encoded by the exons ATGAGCCCAGCCTTCAGGGCCATGGACGTGGAGCCCCGCGACAAGGGcatcctgctggagccctttgtcCACCAGGTCGGGGGGCACTCCTGCGTGCTCCGTTTCAACGAGACGACCCTGTGCAAGCCCCTGGTCCCCAGGGAGCACCAGTTCTACGAGACTCTCCCAGCTGAGATGCGCAAATTCACTCCCCAGTACAAAG GTGTGGTATCCGTGAGCTTCGAAGAAGACGAAGACAGGAACTTGTGTTTAATAGCACATCCATTAAAAGGGGACCACGGAACTGTGGACAGTGTAGATAATTCAGACTGTGAACCAAAAAGCAAGCTGCTCAGGTGGACAAACAAAAAGCATCACGTTCTAGAAACAGACAAGACCTCTAAGGACTGGGTGCGGCAGCACCGGAAAGAGGAGAAGGCGAAGAG CCATAAGTTAGAAGAAGAATTTGAGTGGCTGAAGAAATCTGAAGTTTTGTACTACAGTGTAGAGAAAAAGGGGAATGTAAGTTCTCAGCTTAAACACTACAACCCTTGGAGCATGAAGTGTCACCAGCAGCAGTTACAGAGAATGAAGGAGAATGCGAAACACCGGAACCAGTACA AATTTATCTTGCTGGAGAACCTGACTTCCCGTTACGAGGTGCCTTGTGTCCTGGACCTCAAAATGGGGACACGCCAGCATGGTGACGATGCTTCAGAGGAGAAGGCAGCTAACCAGATCCGCAAGTGCCAGCAGAGCACGTCGGCAGTCATCGGTGTGCGTGTGTGCGGCATGCAG GTGTACCAGGCGGGCAGTGGGCAGCTCATGTTCATGAACAAGTACCACGGACGGAAGCTGTCCGTCCAGGGCTTCAAGGAGGCActtttccagtttttccacaaTGGCCGGTACCTGCGCCGGGAGCTCCTGGGCCCGGTGCTCAGGAAGCTGACTGAACTCAAGGGCGTGCTGGAGCGACAGGAATCCTACCGCTTCTACTCAAGCTCCCTGCTGATCATCTATGACGGCAAGGAGCGGCCTGAAGTGGCCCTGGACTCGGACGCGGAGGACTTGGAGGACCTGTCAGAGGAGTCTGCTGACGAGTCGGCCGGCGCCTATGCCTACAAGCCCATCGGCACCAGCTCGGTGGACGTGCGCATGATTGATTTCGCACACACCACGTGCAGGCTGTATGGTGAGGACAGTGTGGTCCACGAAGGCCAGGATGCTGGCTATATCTTTGGGCTCCAGAGCCTGATAGACATTGTCACAGAGATAAGTGAGGAGAGCGGGGAGTGA
- the NCKIPSD gene encoding NCK-interacting protein with SH3 domain isoform X1 has translation MYRALYAFRSAEPNALAFAAGETFLVLERSSAHWWLAARARSGETGYVPPAYLRRLQGLEQDVLQAIDRAIEAVHNAAVRDGGKYSLEQRGVLQKLIHHRKETLSRRGPSTPSPAAMTPSTSDHHLDAAATRQPNGTCRAGFERQHSLPSSEYLGAEGGLYQIPPQPRRAAPTTPPPPVKRRDRDALIVSGSGGRNTTPSGGSSVSSGGSISSTSLDTLYTGSSLSEPGPSCSPTPPPVPRRGMLTAVSQAQPPPCKVPNPEPPTEEEAVAAVVETAPAPVPDELEALRALNLGATEEKAVAEPAVPRTIGAELMELVRRNTGLSHELCRVAIGVVVGHIQASVPASSPVMEQVLLSLVEGKDLSTALPSGQVCHDQQRLEVIFADLARRKDDAQQRSWALYEDEGVIRCYLEELLHILTDADPEVCKKMCKRNEFESVLALVAYYQMEHRVSLRLLLLKCFGAMCSLDAAIISTLVSSVLPVELARDMQTDTQDHQKLCYSALILAMVFSMGEAVPYAHYEHLGTPFAQFLLSIVEDGLPLDTTEQLPDLCVNLLLALNLHLPAPDQNVIMAALSKHANVKIFSEKLLLLLNRGDDPVRIFKHEPQPPHSILKFLQDVFASPATAAIFYHTDMMALIDITVRHIADLSPGDKLRMEYLSLMHAVVRSTPYLQHRHRLADLQATLRRILTEEEASPQCQMDRMIVQEMCKEFPVLGEAPS, from the exons ATGTACCGCGCGCTGTACGCGTTCCGCTCGGCGGAGCCCAATGCGCTGGCGTTCGCCGCGGGCGAGACCTTCCTGGTGCTGGAGCGCAGCAGCGCGCACTGGTGGTTGGCGGCGCGGGCGCGCAGCGGTGAGACCGGCTACGTGCCGCCCGCCTACCTGCGCCGCCTGCAG GGCCTGGAGCAGGATGTCCTCCAAGCCATTGACCGGGCCATTGAGGCCGTGCACAATGCGGCCGTGCGGGACGGTGGCAAATACAGCCTGGAGCAGCGCGGGGTCCTCCA GAAGCTGATCCACCACCGGAAAGAGACCCTGTCCCGCAGaggcccctccacccccagccctgcagctatGACCCCGTCCACCAGTGACCACCATCTGGACGCCGCCGCCACCAGGCAGCCCAATGGCACGTGTCGAGCTGGGTTCGAGCGGCAGCACAGCCTGCCCAGTTCTGAGTATCTTGGGGCGGAAGGAGGCCTCTACCAG ATCCCACCACAGCCTCGCCGAGCAGCGCCCACCACGCCACCCCCACCCGTGAAGCGCCGAGACCGCGACGCCCTGATCGTTTCGGGGAGTG GCGGCCGCAACACCACGCCCTCTGGGGGCAGTTCTGTGTCCAGCGGCGGCTCCATCAGCAGCACCTCCCTTGACACACTGTACACCGGCTCCAGCTTATCCGAGCCGGGCCCCAGCTGCTCACCCACGCCCCCACCTGTGCCCCGCCGAGGCATGCTTACCGCTGTGTCCCAAGCTCAGCCCCCTCCCTGCAAGGTGCCAAACCCGGAGCCCCCTACAGAGGAGGAGGCAGTGGCGGCAGTGGTGGAGACAGCCCCAGCCCCGGTCCCTGATGAGCTGGAGGCCCTGAGGGCACTGAACCTGGGGGCCACAGAGGAGAAGGCGGTGGCTGAGCCTGCCGTGCCCAGGACCATCGGGGCAGAGCTGATGGAGCTCGTGCGGAGGAACACTGGCCTGAGCCACGAGCTCTGCCGCGTGGCCATTGGCGTCGTGGTGGGCCACATCCAGGCCTCTGTGCCGGCCAGCTCACCTGTCATGGAGCAGGTCCTCCTCTCGCTGGTGGAGGGCAAG GACCTGAGCACCGCCCTGCCCTCAGGGCAGGTCTGCCATGACCAGCAGCGGCTGGAGGTGATCTTTGCAGACCTGGCCCGGCGGAAGGACGATGCCCAGCAGCGCAGCTGGGCCCTGTATGAGGACGAGGGCGTCATCCGCTGCTACCTGGAGGAGCTGCTGCACATTCTG ACGGATGCAGACCCTGAAGTTTGCAAGAAAATGTGCAAGCGGAACGAGTTCGAGTCTGTCTTGGCCTTGGTGGCCTACTAccaaatg GAGCACCGGGTGTCGCTGCGGCTGCTGCTCCTCAAGTGCTTCGGCGCCATGTGCAGCCTGGACGCGGCCATCATCTCCACGCTTGTGTCATCTGTGCTGCCCGTGGAGCTGGCACGGGACATGCAGACAGACACGCAGG ACCACCAGAAGCTCTGTTACTCTGCCCTCATCCTGGCCATGGTCTTCTCCATGGGCGAGGCAGTGCCCTACGCACACTATG AGCACCTGGGCACACCCTTTGCCCAGTTTCTGCTGAGCATCGTTGAGGATGGGCTGCCCTTGGACACCACGGAGCAGCTGCCGGATCTGTGCGTGAATCTACTACTGGCTCTCAACCTGCACCTGCCAG CCCCGGACCAGAACGTCATCATGGCCGCCCTGAGCAAACATGCCAACGTCAAGATCTTCTCCGAGAAGCTGCTGTTGCTCCTGAACAGAGGGG ATGACCCCGTGCGCATCTTCAAGCACGAGCCGCAGCCGCCACACTCCATCCTCAAGTTCCTGCAGGACGTGTTCGCCAGCCCCGCCACAGCTGCCATCTTCTACCACACGGACATGATGGCGCTCATCGACATCACTGTGCGACACATCGCGGACCTGTCGCCCGGAGACAAG